CTATTTTTACCTCCAAATTTCAATAAATCACTGCTTTGAATGATGAATTTACATTGCAGGACTTGAAAAATAGCAATCACCCTCGATTTAATAGAACAAGACAAGCTTTTTGCATAAATGAAATGATATGAACAATCAAAACAGACCTGAAATAATTACCATTGATGATCAGAACTTCGGTAGTCATGTTGAACATTGGAGTTTACTCACGGACAACCCCACTACAGAAGTACCAAAATGGTTAGGTCTTGCTTTAGATGCACCTGTGATGCCGATGGGTTTATGCCAAAAAGAATGTGAGATGGATGAAAGTGCGTGGCTCATCCAAGGACCAAATGGCGAAAAAATCCAAGTCAGTCAAATTATTGCTGTCGAAAATAATAAACCTAAAGCCGTTAAAACAGCTTTTCCAAGTTTTGAAAGTCCTTATTCCATCCAAGCTAAAATTGACCGTATTATTACCTGTAAAACCAACACACAAGCCGTTTTACAACTCCAACTCGGTCAAAGTACCGTCTATGCATTTGACAGCCTTTACAGTGTTAACCATGCGCATTATCAACAATCTCAAAGTTATCAAGTTCAACTCAATGCATGGGCATATGAGTTAGAAAAAGTTTCTGATCACGAACAAATCGTGGTTGATGATCCTGCTTCAATTAAACACCATCGTGCTTTAAACGATATTTTATCTGAAAATAATGGCGTAGCTCCTGAGAATCTACAAGAACTCTTAGATGCGTGGGAGCCTAAAACAGAAGCAGACAAAGAGCCTGTGACGGTCGATTTTTCAAAAATGGTGGCTTATCTCTACGGTGAAACGTTAGGTCAAGAAGATGAGGCGTGGTTTCAAGGAAAAGTCGTGGGCAAAACCCACATGCAATTTATGCAGCAAGACTATACACTTTATGACGTTACTTTGATTTTAGAAGAAAATCAGCCTGCAATTTTAGTACGAATCGCTACAAAAAATCCTGAATATAAAGATTTTGCAATTGGACAATATATCCGTGGCAATATTTGGATTCAGGCCAATATTTATACTGAAACTAAAAATGCTTAATCTAATGCCAATTAAATTAAAAAGCCCAGACTAGATTTGGGCTTTTTAATTTAATTATGTAAGATCATGGACAGAATTCATCAATATCAATGCTTAATTTTATTGTTTATTTTATGTTAAAAAAAGACAAGAACAAAATATCTTGATAACGCTACAGTATTATTTTTTAACACCTATTCATCAACCTATCAGATCATTTGTCGCATCTAAATATAAAAATAAACAACATATTTTTCAAAAACTTAAATTAAAATAATCAAAACTAAAGATTTATCTTTCATAAAATAAATATATTTTTAGACATTCACATACGCCATATAAATATCTGAACACATTTTAAATGAAGAGTATTGCATCATTATTTTGGCATAAAGCAGCATTGATTTTAAAACTCAGATAAATAAGCACTTTATTTGCACATTTTTTTATGTTACAAATAGCCCGAACCGATAGATTTAACAATAATTTAAAATCCAGGCTCAGTGATGAAAATTATACCTGAACAATCACCCCATCTCATTCAACAAAATAGTGGATTTCGTTTACCTTGGGATAAAGGCGCATGTTGCTTTTTTGTCTTAGGCATATTTTTAGCTGCCATTATTTTTCATATTTTTGGGATCTTCCCAACAACTTAAATTTTTCAAGAATATGCAAAAAAATCCCGCAAATGAAATGCGGGATTTTTTATAACTTGATGTTTGAATGGTTAATTCAATCAATTAACCATGACGTTTTGCAAAGTCATCCATAAAGTTAACCAATGCTTGTACGCCTTCTAATGGTACAGCATTATAAATACTTGCACGCATACCACCTACTGAACGGTGACCAGCAAGGTTAAGCAAATGATTTTCTTCAGCTTCTTTCAAGAATAATTTATCCAAATCAGCATTTGCTAAAGTAAATGGTACATTCATGATTGAACGATTTTGTTCTGCAATTGGATTTGCATAAAAATCGCTTGAATCGATATAACCATAAAGTAATTTAGCTTTAGCAAGATTGGCTTGATGCATGGCATCCACACCGCCCTGCTCAAGTAACCATTCAAAAACTAAACCTGATAAATACCATGCATAGGTTGCAGGTGTATTCACCATTGAATCATTTTTCGCTTGTGACGCATATTTCAATAAACTTGGAATTTCAGGTTTTGCTTGATCTAATAAGTCATCACGTACGATGACAAGCGTTAAGCCCGCTGGACCAATATTTTTTTGCGCACCTGCATAAATTAAACCAAATTTAGACACATCTAATGGTGCAGACAAAATACTTGAAGAAAAGTCAGACACTAATGGTTTATCTGTTTCAGGAATATTGGCAAATTGAATTCCGCCAATGGTTTCGTTATCTGCATAATGCACATAAGCAGCATCATTTGATAAGTTCCATTGGCTTTGATCAGCAATGGCTAATTTACCATTAATACTTGTTCCTGCTTCAATGATATTGATCTCACCATAACGCTGTGCTTCTTTGGTCGCTTTCTCAGACCAAATGCCCGTATGGATATAATCTGCTTTTGAGTTTTTGCCCAATAGATTTAAAGGAATCGCAGAGAACTGTAATGATGCGCCACCTTGTAAGAACAACACTTTGTAGTTGTCAGGAATATTCATTAATTTTCGAAGATCTGCTTCTGCTTTTTCAGCGACAGCCACATAGTCTTTGCTACGGTGACTCATTTCCATGATGGATAAGCCTTTACCACGCCAATCTAACATCTCTTGTTGAGCTTTTTCTAAAACGGCAGTAGGTAATGCAGCAGGACCAGCACAGAAATTGTACGCGCGCATGATTTTTCCCTTATTAAAGTGAAACGAATGAAATAGGCGCATTTAACCACAAATCGCCCTTTGTTGCAGCAGCTTTGTTAGTCAATCTTTCAATATGTTTCTGAATTTAGAGTTGATATTTCAATAAGAAAAATACAACTGCTTATTTTTTCACAATATGATGACTCGACTTATTATTTTGATCTTTCCAAGCCATTCTCGCTATTGTGGTGACTAAGCATCATAATGATCTATATATTACTTGTGTTTAACTACAAAAATTACACATGATAAATGTCGCTTTTAGATTATTTATTCTAGTCATTCAAGGTTAGAATAGTTTTAAATTTAAACAAATACTGATGATTTTGCAGATGAAATTAACGACGTATTATCCTAAAAAAATGTTATATACATCGATGCAATTGGGTTGCTTATGTGTACTAAATTTAAGTTTAGCGATCCCGACATATGCAGAGAATCTTAGCTATGCTCAAGCTGAACAGTATTTACTTGAAAATTCATATACCTCTCAAGCCAATACAGCATTAGATCAGGCCTCAAAATTACAAGCCGATGCTGTGAAAAATATCGGCTTACCTCGTATAGACTTAAATGTACGTGCCTATAAATTTCATGCAGAAACAGATATTCCTTTGGATGGTGTTAAAAATAATTTAGAACAAACATTGTCTTATGGTGTAAATGAAAAAGTAGATCAATGGCAAACACAGCAGAATATACCCAACACCATCACAGACCCTTTAAAAGAAGGTTTAAATCAAGGCATTCATAATGGTATTGGTTTAATTCCAGATAGCACTCATGTGGTGATGGAAGATGAAACCATACGCCCAACCGTGTCAGTGATGATGCCCATTTATACGGGTGGCTTAACCACCACCACCAAAAATATTGTCAATCTCAAAGCAGA
The DNA window shown above is from Acinetobacter piscicola and carries:
- the serC gene encoding 3-phosphoserine/phosphohydroxythreonine transaminase produces the protein MRAYNFCAGPAALPTAVLEKAQQEMLDWRGKGLSIMEMSHRSKDYVAVAEKAEADLRKLMNIPDNYKVLFLQGGASLQFSAIPLNLLGKNSKADYIHTGIWSEKATKEAQRYGEINIIEAGTSINGKLAIADQSQWNLSNDAAYVHYADNETIGGIQFANIPETDKPLVSDFSSSILSAPLDVSKFGLIYAGAQKNIGPAGLTLVIVRDDLLDQAKPEIPSLLKYASQAKNDSMVNTPATYAWYLSGLVFEWLLEQGGVDAMHQANLAKAKLLYGYIDSSDFYANPIAEQNRSIMNVPFTLANADLDKLFLKEAEENHLLNLAGHRSVGGMRASIYNAVPLEGVQALVNFMDDFAKRHG